In Raphanus sativus cultivar WK10039 unplaced genomic scaffold, ASM80110v3 Scaffold4900, whole genome shotgun sequence, the genomic window TGCTATATTCTTAGAAATATTAACTTCATTAATTCTGTAACTTACTTATTACTATGCATAACACATATGTGCTTTGATTATCTGGCTTTAGAATATGTGAAGCACAAGGCTCAAAACAAATTGGCTAACCTAGCCACTTTGGAAGATGTTCAAACGGTCGATAATAAGTCAATAACCCATCTTTGTCTTCTATTTTTCATCTCCAACTAAAATATCAGATTTTAGTGATCACCTTGTTGTCACTTCACAAGCAGAAACGCCTGaaattagtatatcatcaaCGATATGGTTACAAACTCATAGTTTTGATAATGATCGGTGCAAAGGTCTAGTATTCACCTCTGAAAGACTTCCCTGGGAGAGTATTTTAACCTAGAGCCAAGAAAAGAAAACGCAAAGATGTTGTTAACtcatgaaaatttaaaatcaagagAACACAATTTGATagtgatgtagcggaagctaaGATTCTTAGAATATCTAGATAATTGCTTTTTTGAGATCGTTGAGAGTCAAATATCTATTCGAGAACAAGGTTGAGATTAATGAAATTGTTTGCATTAATTACTTCATTCTTAGAATACCTAGATAATTGCTTTCTTGAGTTCGTTGAGAGTCAAAACTCTATCCGAGAACAagatttagtttatataaatattcttCTCAGTGCCTAAAAAAGTTctatataaaattatcaatatCAATAAACTGAATACAACTCTATATATAAGAagcatatttatataaaaactgaataactttaaaactattaaaaatactaaagatCATTCTAACTAATTaagataaatatcaaaataaatgataaactaagtaataaaaatatttggaatatatcCCAGTATTTATCTGTATCATCATTCTTTTCAGGTTGGAGAATATTCGTCTTCGAAACTTGTTCTTTGCAgatgttctttttttattagtttcttGGATTGATGATTTCAGGCTTGATACACCACTGAATTATTCATCTTCATGAATATGTCTTCAATGAATATTTCTAAATCCTAGATTTTCGAAGAAATAGTTTTCAGAAAAGCGCATGGTGATCCAATTTTATCCAAACAATCACCAATGACCTAACAAAAACAAGGAATAAAGAAAAAACTCTtaactttattaataaaaaataaacggAATACGAACTTAAGCTTAAACGGCTATATAAGAAAACcgtaaaatcttaaaataataaaaataattatctaaataactaataaaatcaataataaatatttgggaatattccaaatatttatttacatcaGATACACAAGTGTGGTTCTTTAGGAGGGTTATAAAGTCTGGTTCTTTAGGAGGGTGAGATGTGCTCTCAGTGTTTGCAGAAGTTGATGGTATCGTTCGGTGGGCCATGGGTCTGGAGCTAATCAGTTTGTATTTTGGATGTAATTGGTGTTCCAGAGATAGATCATTTTAGAagtgttaaacaaaaaaaaacataatacaaCGGGTGTGCAAGTTTTGAAGACTGTTTTGAATTTGGCATAAAATTTAGTATATAGTATAATTAGACTTGATAAGCGTACTGCATTAAAAATAACCCTACATCCTCACATACCTCACCGTGTTTGCGGTGACATAAAACTAAAACGAAGAATGGAACAGCTTACTTGTTAGGGTTGTACAGTTACCAAGTCAAAAAGACCTGACCACATAACAATTGTACTAACCTTCTTAGAAATTACATTAACAATGGTATCCTCGTTTAAATATTAACTTAGGCCAATTTGCTGTACACAACAACATATATCACCTTCCAATATATAAAAagtcaaaaatatgaaatttgtaTCTATTGCCTATGGGATTTTTAAGGTACAACATTATCTTACGATTCTTAACaacatatatattcatatttgaaaaaccaaaattttcaccaaacagtTTAATGCTTTTAATCAGTTGAGCAAAACATGTTTAcgttatataatatacatttagAGCTGAAAATAGagatattttgtaatatttgatgtGACAAAGAAAGGGAATGGAATTCCATCTTTGCATACAACAGCAAACAATACAAATCAACCTTAATGAACATGAAATTAACTTGCTTCGTTCAAAGCAAGAAAACAAACAATGATATATCTtgaaaagagaaacaaatcGAAACCCACTTTCATCAATGGGTTTCAACTAATTATCTTCTCTTTCCCAAAAATAAATCACCCCCTCCCCCAAGTTTTAaccaccaaaaaaatatattcagatttaatttactttttgatttttaaCAGTTCAAAATCCACTTCGTCGGTCCATGAACTCATGTATTCTCTTCAACGCAATATCCAAAGTCTTCTCACTCATATTAGcaaaacaaaccctaaaccatccATACTCCGAGCAATGGCACGAAGATCCCGGCGATATATTAAGCTTCAGTTCCTTCAAGATCACATCCCAAAGCTCGAGCTCGCCTTCTTTCGTTTCCTTGTCAAGCAAGAAACCCAAATTCATCCAACAGAACAATCCTGCGTTACCCTTCAAACACTCGATCCCTGCCTTCTTAAGCCCTTCAACGATTGTCTCGTACCGTCTCCTAAGCCTTTCACGGTTTATTCTTATGTACTTCTCCGTAAACTCCTCATCGGACAACATAGAAGCCAACATGTGTTGTGTCTGAGACGAGACAAGCGTGAAACTCGACATCCTTCTCGCTGTCCGTACAACGTTATCGTTGTACGAGTAAATGGTCCCAACTCGGAAACCGGGAAGACCTAGATCTTTGGAGAGGCTGTATACGATGTGAACACGTTCCTTAACTGACACGTCATCGATGTTCTCTACGATCTCGGCTACGCTGGTGAATTCTGACGCGTGGAAGACCGAACCGGAGTAGATCTCGTCTGAGATCAAGTGAATGTTCTTGCGAACGCAGAAGTCGAGGAGATCTTCTAGAACCTTCTTTTGGACCGTCGCGCCTAATGGGTTTGATGGGTTGGTTATGAGGACTCCTCGGACTCTAATGTTCTCGTCACGAGCCGTTTGGTAAGCCTGCTCGAGCGCCTCTGGGGTTATTTGGAAATGGTTTGAGCTGTCGCAATGAATCGGTACAATTCTAACTCCGGTTCTCCATCGCAAATCTCTATCGAATCTGTATTCAAATAAAAAGACGTTCCGGTAAATACAAGATATAgtagataatatttttattttaagtttgtGTCAGTTAGTTGCagctatttttttaatataatagaaaatCTCTATACGACGAGTGacttattattttaatagtattgatatatgAAGTGTGACGTACCCTGGATAATATGGCGTAGGGACGAGAAGGGCGTCGTTGGGATCAGCGAGGATAAACGTTAAGAGTTCATTAGCGGCGGTGGCTCCAGCGGTGAGGACGATACGGTCAGGATCGAAACTAGCTTTGCCTCCACGAATCTGTTGCATGAAGCTAGCCATG contains:
- the LOC130507600 gene encoding 1-aminocyclopropane-1-carboxylate synthase 7, translating into MGLPLMMERSSNNNVVELSRVAVSDTHGEDSPYFAGWKAYDENPYDESHNPSGVIQMGLAENQVSFDLLESYLEKKNPEGSMWGSKGAPGFRENALFQDYHGLKSFRQAMASFMQQIRGGKASFDPDRIVLTAGATAANELLTFILADPNDALLVPTPYYPGFDRDLRWRTGVRIVPIHCDSSNHFQITPEALEQAYQTARDENIRVRGVLITNPSNPLGATVQKKVLEDLLDFCVRKNIHLISDEIYSGSVFHASEFTSVAEIVENIDDVSVKERVHIVYSLSKDLGLPGFRVGTIYSYNDNVVRTARRMSSFTLVSSQTQHMLASMLSDEEFTEKYIRINRERLRRRYETIVEGLKKAGIECLKGNAGLFCWMNLGFLLDKETKEGELELWDVILKELKLNISPGSSCHCSEYGWFRVCFANMSEKTLDIALKRIHEFMDRRSGF